CAGCCCGCAGTTCGAGCCGGTCCTCGAAGCCATCCGGGTGCCCAGGCCCGGCGGTGGGCGCCCCAGACGCAAACCGCTGCGGGTGCGGGGAGACAAGGCGTATTCCTCGCGTGCCAACCGCGCCTACCTGCGCAGACGCGGGATCCGGTGCACGATCCCGGAGCCGGCCGACCAGATCCGCAACCGCACCGCAAGCGCCCTCGGATCCTCCGGTGGCCGCCCGCCGGCTTTCGACCGGCAGGACTACAAGGCGCGTCACGCGGTGGAGTGCGGGATCAGCCGCCTCAAGCAGCACCGGGCTGTTGCGACCAGATACGACAAGCTCGCCGTGCGTTTCGAGGCGGCCGTTCACGTCGCGGCGATCAACCAGTGGGTGTGAACCCCGGCCGTCGGGCCGTGTCATCCCGGCCACCGGGAACGAGCAGCAGACTCAAGGGGAGGTCCCGTAGTCGCCGACTGGCCTGGCTACGGGCAGGTGGTCACCCTGAGCCAGGGCCGCCTGTCGCCCCGCATCCGTCCGATAATCGGTTGCCTTGTCGGAGACGCTCCCCAAAAGTGAGGCAGTGACCAAGACCGACGACATGCCTCCCATCGACGCGGCCCGCTGGCTGTACCTCTACGAGAACGACTGCCCCGCCCCGGCGGCGGCCGAACTTCCGGCCCTCGCCGCAGAACTGGCCGAGGCCCTCCGCCACCCGGACCCAAACATCCGCGACGGTGCCCCCTACGTGGTGCTGCGCACCTGGATCCAACGGGACGTCATCGACAAGCCGATGCGCACCCGGCTGGGCACTGTGATGGCCGACCGGTTCGACGACCCTGAGACCCAGGCACGTACCTTCGCCCCGCTCGTGCTCGACATGATCGTCGGTCGCGGCGACTTCGACCCGACGTGGCTCGCCGCCTTCCGGCGTTGGTTCCCCGCCGAGACGGACTTGCGCGGGTACGACCGCGAACTCGGCTGGCTCCACGCCGTCGCACACGGCGCCGACCTGCTGGGCGCCTTCGGGCTCCATCCGGAGGTCGACCCGAAGGAGATGCTAGACCTGGCGGCGGAGCGGCTCGTGGCCCCGACCGACGAGATCTTCGCCCAGCAGGAAGACGACCGCCTCGCCCAAGGCATCGCCCGCACGCTGACCCGCCCGGAACTCTCCGAGGCCGAGGCCACCGGCTGGCTGGACGCGATTGAGACGGACTTCGCAGCCGGCCGGCGCGGCGTTCCCACCGTGGCCGCGCACACCTCCAACGCCATGCGCACACTCAGGATGCTGTACCTCCTCGCC
The genomic region above belongs to Streptomyces marianii and contains:
- a CDS encoding DUF2785 domain-containing protein, coding for MTKTDDMPPIDAARWLYLYENDCPAPAAAELPALAAELAEALRHPDPNIRDGAPYVVLRTWIQRDVIDKPMRTRLGTVMADRFDDPETQARTFAPLVLDMIVGRGDFDPTWLAAFRRWFPAETDLRGYDRELGWLHAVAHGADLLGAFGLHPEVDPKEMLDLAAERLVAPTDEIFAQQEDDRLAQGIARTLTRPELSEAEATGWLDAIETDFAAGRRGVPTVAAHTSNAMRTLRMLYLLADTGVRIDGAPAPVHPPHAEGLKRRLTEVLALVFQGA